TATCCTGTTTGTTCTTAAGGGTTTATTCGGGTTCCTGCAAAGCTACTTTATGACCGATATAAGTTTTCTGGTGATGCGGGATATCCGCTCCAAGCTTTACGCGAAGTTCCAGACATTGTCACTGGATTATTTTACCCACCGCCGGGGGGGGGAGATGATGTCCAGGGTGACCAATGACGTGGGCCAGGTGGGCAACGCCATATCCTACGGCGCCACTGACCTGATCTACCAGTCTTTGCAGGTGGTGATCTGCGCTTTTCTTATATTTTTCATAAACGCGAAGCTTGCGCTGCTTGCTTTAGTGATCCTTCCTTTGGTTAGTTTACCCATTGTCAAGGTCGGCAAGATCCTTAAAAAGATCGCCTTGAAGACCCAGGAAAAGGTCGCTGATATCAATTCGGTGCTTTATGAGACTATCCTGGGCGTGCGCGTGGTCAAGGCGTTCAATACGGAAAGCCATGAGCAGGGTAAATTCGATAAGGCTAACCAGGCATATTACAAACTTTCGATGAAGGCCACTAAGAGGATGCTGGCATTAAGCCCGGGCACCGAGTTGATCGGGATCATCGCCGGCGTGCTGGTGCTTTCCTGGGAAGGCAAAGCGGTCATTGAAGGCAAACTGTCTTTCGGTGCGCTGGCTGTTTCTCTGGCTGCGTTACTGTCGATGCTGCGGCCTTTTAAGAAACTTTCCCAGGTGCATTCGATCATCCAGCAGGCGATCGCCGGAAGCAAGCGTATTTACGAAGTCCTGGACAGCGTGCCTACGGTGGCCGAGAAAAAAGATCCGCTGGAATTGGACGGTTTTAATAAGAGCGTAATCTTTGAGGATGTGTGGTTCAGTTACGCGAATAATGTGGTGCTTAGGGGAATAAACCTGGAAGTCAAACAGGGCGAGGTGCTGGCGATAGTAGGGCCAAGCGGCGCGGGAAAAACCACTCTCCTGGATCTGGTCCCGCGTTTTTATGACCCGGCCAAGGGCAGGATATTGATCGACGGTAAGGACCTTAAGGGCCTAAGTTTTAAGTCTTTGCGCCGGAATATCGGGATAGTCACCCAGGAGACCATACTTTTCAACGATACTATCAGGGGCAATATAGCGTATGGCCTGCTTGATGCCCGGCAGGAAGATATTGAGACCGCGGCGAAACAGGCTTATGTCCATGAGGTGGTTCAGCGCCTTCCCAAAGGTTATGACACCTCCATCGGCGACCGGGGGGTAAAGCTTTCCGGCGGGGAACGCCAGCGTCTGGCTATTGCCAGGGCTCTTCTGAAGAATGCGCCTATCCTGATCCTGGATGAAGCTACTTCGCAGCTGGACACCGAGTCGGAGCGTCTGGTCCAGGAGGCCTTGAATAAATTAATGCAGGGCCGTACCGTCCTGGTAATCGCCCACAGGCTTTCTACCATCCGGCACGCGGACAGGATAGTGGTCCTGGACGCGGGGAAGATCATCGAGCAGGGCAACCACGAGGAATTGCTCAGACATAACGGACTGTACAACAAGCTTTATCAGAATCAGCAGTTGTACAAGTAAACGGGTATATTTAGTTGATTTAAGCTGTATTTTATGATAAATTAAATGGCTCTAAGGCTTTAAAACCGCGGTTTTACCCGAATATAATATGATGAAGAACGCGAAAAAGATCATAGCTGATTTCCCTAAGGCGAATATCCTGGTTGTCGGGGATCTCATACTTGATGAATACATCTGGGGCGATGCCGAAAGGCTGTCTCCGGAAGCGCCTGTGCCGGTGGTCTGGGCCAAAAAGCGCACCTTTGTCCCGGGAGGCGCGGCTAATGTGGCGAATAATATCCGCGCTCTCGACGGTAATGTGCGGCTGGTAGGGGTCATCGGCAAGGATAAGAATACCCCGCATTTCCTGGCGGAATTGAAGAAGCGGAAGATCTCCTGCGAGGGGATACTGGCCGAGCCTGGAAGGCCGACTACGGTAAAGACCCGGATCATCGCCGGGCACCAGCAGATGCTCAGGCTGGATTGGGAGCGATGCGAGGCGTTGCCGCGGGCGCTGAACGATAAGATCATCGGGTTCGTCAAGAAGAATATAAAAGGGCTTGACGCCATAATCATCGAGGATTACGGAAAGGGCGTGGTCAACAAAGAGCTTTTGGAGCAACTGGTCGGCTTGGCGCGCAGCCATAAAAAGATAATCACGGTCGACCCGAAAGAAGACCATTTCCGCTATTACCGCGGGGCCACCGCGATAACCCCGAACCGCAGGGAGGTGGAGAACGCGATAAGGCATTTAAAGATCAAGGACACCACCAACAGTTTTAAGATTAATACGGACAGGATCTTTGATGACGCGGATTTGATCAACGCCGGCAGGCAGATATTGAAATATCTTAACCTTGATTCCGCGCTGGTCACCCTGGGGGAGCAGGGGATGCGTTTATTCGAGAAGTCAGGCAAGATCACCCATATTCCGACGGTCGCCCAGGCGGTCTTCGATGTTTCCGGCGCCGGGGATACAGTGATCTCCGTTTTTACCTTGAGCCTTTGCGCCGGCGCCAGCAAATTAGAGGCCGCGCTTATGGCTAATTTCGCCGCCGGGATAGTCGTGGGCAAAGTAGGGACCGCGACCATAACCAGGAAAGAGCTTATTGACAGGATAGAAAGATAATACTATGAGGAGCAATAGCGATAAGAAGGATGTTGTGGGTATCATCCCGGCGCGGTTCTCTTCCACGCGTTTTGAGGCTAAGGTATTAGCCGATATCTTCGGCAAACCGATGATCCAGCATGTTTGGGAGCGGGCCAGGCAATCGCTGCTTCTGGACGAATTGATTATCGCCTGCGACAATG
The DNA window shown above is from Candidatus Omnitrophota bacterium and carries:
- the rfaE1 gene encoding D-glycero-beta-D-manno-heptose-7-phosphate kinase produces the protein MMKNAKKIIADFPKANILVVGDLILDEYIWGDAERLSPEAPVPVVWAKKRTFVPGGAANVANNIRALDGNVRLVGVIGKDKNTPHFLAELKKRKISCEGILAEPGRPTTVKTRIIAGHQQMLRLDWERCEALPRALNDKIIGFVKKNIKGLDAIIIEDYGKGVVNKELLEQLVGLARSHKKIITVDPKEDHFRYYRGATAITPNRREVENAIRHLKIKDTTNSFKINTDRIFDDADLINAGRQILKYLNLDSALVTLGEQGMRLFEKSGKITHIPTVAQAVFDVSGAGDTVISVFTLSLCAGASKLEAALMANFAAGIVVGKVGTATITRKELIDRIER
- a CDS encoding ABC transporter ATP-binding protein/permease, which gives rise to MRDYIKLFKFVIPHSGLFAGAGICMLLSAIFDGVSLTMIMPLADIILTGKKIVLPVKLPQFLNAFIDTLNNIPPLMLLNYMVIGVVILFVLKGLFGFLQSYFMTDISFLVMRDIRSKLYAKFQTLSLDYFTHRRGGEMMSRVTNDVGQVGNAISYGATDLIYQSLQVVICAFLIFFINAKLALLALVILPLVSLPIVKVGKILKKIALKTQEKVADINSVLYETILGVRVVKAFNTESHEQGKFDKANQAYYKLSMKATKRMLALSPGTELIGIIAGVLVLSWEGKAVIEGKLSFGALAVSLAALLSMLRPFKKLSQVHSIIQQAIAGSKRIYEVLDSVPTVAEKKDPLELDGFNKSVIFEDVWFSYANNVVLRGINLEVKQGEVLAIVGPSGAGKTTLLDLVPRFYDPAKGRILIDGKDLKGLSFKSLRRNIGIVTQETILFNDTIRGNIAYGLLDARQEDIETAAKQAYVHEVVQRLPKGYDTSIGDRGVKLSGGERQRLAIARALLKNAPILILDEATSQLDTESERLVQEALNKLMQGRTVLVIAHRLSTIRHADRIVVLDAGKIIEQGNHEELLRHNGLYNKLYQNQQLYK